The Merismopedia glauca CCAP 1448/3 genome window below encodes:
- a CDS encoding histidine decarboxylase produces the protein MNSRSLFEHELSPDDQTRLDRLYEYIQAEAQRFIGYPCNGVFDYTPLFRFLQYPLNNIGDPYLPSNYHLNTHAFECEVLEIFQKLTDALPGSTWGYVTNGGTEGNHYGLFLARELLPGGLVYYSQDAHYSIDKILRCLNLRSIMIRSHPDGRMDLEDLRETLRIHRDISPIICATIGTTMKGAVDDIAGIQTIFRDLAIHRHYIHADAALGGMILPFVDNPPPWNFKAGIDSIAISGHKMVGSPIPCGVVLAKKSHVDRIAQSVEYIDTLDTTLSGSRNAVTPLFLWYAFHTVGIEGFKRIIPACLQIADYAIAQLQKINRHPWRYPYSNTVVFDRPSPDVTRYWQLACQGNLSHLITMPHVTSEHIDRLLADIEAADPIIPLTAPSVMPACELVSSIPDRDITLVGTANNNLLAEVSAALAAEGLSIEGLTAAAPESEDVEVVRLRVNDRDRALQILNQNLDIGRCYGQADPFQEASQVLSQLEYQSVSEDALLVQLEDRPGALAELLKSCLGESVKIRSLRVLWRGHGKGVVAIATTSPKVLKELLKDRILLS, from the coding sequence ATGAATTCACGATCGCTCTTTGAACATGAACTTTCACCCGACGATCAAACTAGACTAGATCGCCTGTACGAATATATTCAAGCTGAAGCACAGAGATTTATCGGGTATCCCTGTAATGGAGTGTTCGACTATACCCCTCTGTTTCGATTTCTGCAATATCCCCTCAATAATATTGGCGATCCCTATCTACCCAGTAACTATCACCTCAATACTCATGCTTTTGAGTGCGAAGTGCTAGAAATATTCCAAAAGCTGACAGATGCGCTACCAGGATCGACTTGGGGATATGTAACTAATGGGGGAACGGAAGGAAACCACTATGGCTTATTCTTAGCGAGGGAACTGCTTCCAGGAGGACTAGTTTATTATTCCCAAGATGCACATTACTCCATCGATAAAATTCTCCGGTGTCTGAATCTCCGTAGCATCATGATTCGCAGTCATCCTGACGGTAGGATGGATTTAGAGGATTTGCGGGAAACTCTGCGGATTCATCGGGATATATCACCCATTATTTGCGCTACTATTGGCACGACGATGAAAGGTGCTGTGGATGACATTGCTGGGATTCAAACTATATTCCGCGATTTAGCGATACATAGACACTATATCCATGCTGATGCAGCTTTGGGAGGCATGATTCTCCCCTTTGTAGACAATCCCCCACCCTGGAACTTTAAAGCAGGAATTGATAGCATTGCCATTAGCGGACACAAAATGGTGGGTTCTCCCATTCCCTGTGGCGTGGTACTGGCGAAAAAGAGCCATGTCGATCGCATTGCTCAAAGTGTGGAGTATATTGACACTCTAGATACGACTTTGAGTGGTTCCCGCAATGCTGTCACCCCGTTATTCCTTTGGTATGCCTTCCATACCGTCGGGATTGAAGGATTTAAACGGATTATTCCCGCCTGTCTCCAAATAGCCGACTATGCGATCGCCCAACTCCAAAAAATTAACCGCCATCCTTGGCGCTATCCCTACTCAAATACAGTAGTTTTCGATCGCCCTTCCCCAGATGTAACTCGTTATTGGCAGCTAGCTTGTCAGGGCAACCTGTCTCACCTCATTACCATGCCCCATGTCACTTCAGAGCATATCGATCGCTTGTTAGCCGATATCGAGGCAGCAGACCCAATTATCCCTTTAACTGCTCCATCTGTCATGCCTGCTTGCGAGCTTGTTTCCTCCATCCCCGATCGGGATATCACTTTAGTTGGAACCGCGAATAACAATTTACTAGCTGAAGTTTCCGCCGCTTTAGCTGCGGAGGGACTTTCGATTGAAGGATTGACAGCAGCAGCACCGGAATCAGAAGATGTAGAAGTGGTAAGACTGCGGGTAAACGATCGTGATCGCGCCCTGCAAATTCTCAATCAAAACCTCGATATTGGTCGTTGCTACGGACAAGCAGATCCCTTCCAGGAAGCCAGCCAGGTGCTGAGTCAACTAGAGTATCAATCCGTCAGCGAAGATGCCTTGCTGGTGCAATTAGAAGACCGTCCAGGTGCTTTAGCAGAACTCCTCAAATCTTGCCTGGGCGAGTCCGTCAAAATCCGCAGTCTTCGAGTTTTATGGCGAGGACATGGGAAAGGTGTAGTTGCGATCGCCACTACATCACCCAAAGTGTTGAAAGAGCTACTTAAAGACCGAATTCTGCTTTCTTAG